The Chitinophagales bacterium genome has a window encoding:
- the feoB gene encoding ferrous iron transport protein B: MRASFTIALVGNPNSGKSSLFNVLTGLNQRVGNFPGVTVDKKTGVSRIAEGLSANILDLPGTYSLYPKSADEQVTYEVLLDRNHAERPDMIVAIADASNLRRNLLFCSQIMDLGIPVVIGLSMNDLARKKGIEVDVEGLERLMGVPVVKINPRKNKGISALKKTIADVYHTGIGTQTREFIDIKEQAGEWLEEVKDFCSLKSTYSAMHVACNYMELSFLNAAQRIRLLALTNENGFHKAKVQAEEVMVRYRKIGSIMEKCVVETSPLKQSMMSERMDKILLHPVWGNLVLLVVLFLMFQSIFWLAEYPMDWVEQAFSYLAKMLNSIIPAGFVRDLLVNGVLAGIGGIAIFIPQIMILFGLITLLEDTGYMARISFLSDRLMRSVGLNGRSVMPLISGMACAVPAVMAARTIQNRKERLITIMVTPLMSCSARLPVYTILIGLVIPDKSFLVFNLQGLVLMGLYLLGFVMALLVSKVMSLMIKSTERSYFLMELPVYRAPRWNNVITTMIEKAKIFVVDAGKVIMVISLILWVLAAFGPPKQMQKVTAKYAVLKEQHPDNLKQLKIEESTERLEHSFAGIMGKAIEPAIRPLGYDWKIGIAIITSFAAREVFVGTMATLYSVGNDETSETVREKMRAARRLDGTPVYTIGTGVSLLIFYVFAMQCMSTLAIVKRETRSWKYPSLQFVYMLGLAYTCAWIAFQVLS, from the coding sequence ATGCGGGCTTCTTTTACCATAGCACTTGTCGGCAATCCCAACAGCGGAAAGAGTTCGCTCTTTAATGTGCTTACAGGCCTCAACCAGCGGGTGGGCAACTTCCCCGGTGTTACGGTTGATAAGAAGACCGGCGTCAGTCGCATTGCAGAGGGACTGTCGGCCAATATCCTCGATCTGCCGGGCACATACAGCCTCTACCCCAAAAGTGCAGACGAGCAGGTAACCTACGAGGTGCTGCTGGACCGCAACCATGCAGAAAGGCCGGATATGATCGTAGCCATAGCCGATGCGTCCAACTTACGCCGGAACCTCCTGTTCTGCTCGCAGATAATGGACCTGGGTATACCGGTTGTCATCGGTCTCAGCATGAACGACCTGGCCCGCAAAAAGGGTATCGAGGTAGACGTGGAAGGTTTGGAAAGGTTGATGGGTGTTCCCGTTGTGAAGATCAACCCGCGTAAGAACAAGGGTATATCTGCACTGAAGAAGACAATAGCCGATGTGTACCATACAGGTATAGGTACACAGACCCGGGAGTTCATTGACATAAAAGAGCAGGCGGGTGAATGGCTGGAAGAAGTTAAAGACTTCTGTAGCCTGAAGAGTACTTACAGCGCTATGCACGTGGCCTGCAACTATATGGAGCTGTCGTTCCTGAACGCTGCACAGCGTATACGCTTGCTGGCACTTACCAACGAGAACGGGTTTCATAAAGCGAAAGTGCAGGCTGAGGAGGTAATGGTGCGCTATCGTAAGATAGGTAGCATCATGGAGAAGTGTGTAGTAGAGACCAGTCCTCTGAAACAGAGCATGATGAGCGAACGTATGGACAAGATATTGTTGCATCCTGTTTGGGGCAATCTCGTATTGTTGGTTGTGTTGTTCCTCATGTTCCAGAGTATATTCTGGCTGGCAGAGTATCCTATGGATTGGGTAGAGCAGGCGTTCAGCTACCTGGCCAAAATGCTCAACAGTATCATACCCGCTGGTTTTGTGCGCGACCTTTTGGTTAACGGAGTGCTGGCAGGCATTGGTGGTATCGCCATATTCATCCCGCAGATCATGATACTCTTCGGGCTGATAACTCTGCTGGAAGATACAGGCTATATGGCTCGTATCAGCTTCCTGTCAGACAGGCTGATGCGTAGCGTAGGCCTCAACGGACGTTCTGTTATGCCATTGATAAGTGGTATGGCCTGTGCAGTGCCTGCGGTAATGGCAGCCCGTACTATCCAGAACAGAAAGGAACGGCTGATAACTATTATGGTCACACCGCTTATGAGTTGTTCTGCACGCCTGCCCGTATACACAATACTCATAGGCCTGGTCATTCCTGATAAGAGCTTCCTTGTTTTCAACCTGCAGGGGCTTGTACTTATGGGCTTGTACCTCTTGGGTTTTGTTATGGCACTGTTGGTGTCTAAGGTAATGAGCCTTATGATAAAATCTACAGAACGTAGTTACTTCCTGATGGAGTTGCCTGTATACCGCGCCCCCCGCTGGAATAATGTCATCACCACCATGATAGAGAAAGCAAAGATCTTCGTGGTTGATGCAGGTAAGGTCATCATGGTCATATCGCTGATCCTCTGGGTACTTGCAGCGTTCGGACCGCCGAAACAGATGCAGAAGGTAACGGCAAAGTACGCGGTGTTGAAGGAACAACATCCGGACAATCTGAAGCAACTGAAAATAGAAGAATCAACTGAGCGCCTGGAACACTCATTTGCGGGTATCATGGGTAAGGCTATTGAGCCGGCCATACGTCCACTGGGTTACGACTGGAAGATAGGTATTGCCATCATCACATCCTTCGCTGCTCGCGAGGTTTTTGTCGGCACTATGGCTACCCTATATAGTGTTGGCAACGATGAAACTTCTGAAACGGTAAGAGAAAAGATGCGTGCTGCACGCCGCCTGGACGGTACACCTGTTTATACCATAGGCACAGGAGTGTCCTTACTTATATTCTATGTATTCGCTATGCAATGCATGAGTACTCTTGCCATAGTAAAGCGGGAAACCCGCAGTTGGAAATATCCTTCTTTACAATTCGTTTACATGCTAGGTCTGGCCTATACCTGCGCCTGGATTGCTTTTCAGGTGCTCAGCTAA
- a CDS encoding gliding motility-associated C-terminal domain-containing protein yields the protein MMKQITVHTALLLALVMHIHCAGQNLVPNPSFETYKTCPNNISGLEYSPGYVSFPTVQGWVNPMSSGSADYFNTCATQSSYVSIPGNAFGYQLPRTGNAYIGMIAWEGSNQGGNMVNVFAEYVQCKLNQPMVAGTSYCVTFYVNNGVSPATYNYVGIDKIGVNFSATKATQSTGFTMALSNSVISQPGKFLSDTSGWIRINAIYKATGGEEWMTMGWFNNGSAPNFLPVQPQVPNPRDNYRCYLFIDDVSVEKMSTVDTLFTSQDSIACTPDTVFTMTLNSNAQLGDYQWSNGATVEKINISDTGTFWCVASAGCVTYIDTYKVKYVPAPRLDLGKELVNCENQPVTINANYPNSTYQWSTGATTPSITVNSPGVYSLSINNKCGTQTDSVQVYIQPPTPAPAATDTMICQFVDDPVINVSGTDITWYTHAGGVYGSKIQPPVVTLEPGTYALFISQTYGKCESIKVPVNVTIDYTPHEELGDKAVMCENNIELIGKNVAGVDYKWNTGASVCCIYPDREGLYKRAITNVCGSFVDSIWVYHTSCNDCIVFPNAFTPGHEINNIFRPLLKCPVDEFNIQIFNSWGNKVYESNDVTRGWNGRYNYDWGEVGTYVFMVQYRAKGKLQQQVIKGNVTLLR from the coding sequence ATGATGAAGCAAATCACTGTCCATACGGCGCTGCTGCTGGCGTTAGTAATGCACATTCATTGTGCAGGTCAGAACCTTGTGCCCAATCCATCATTCGAAACCTACAAAACCTGCCCCAACAACATTTCAGGGCTCGAATACTCTCCCGGTTATGTCAGTTTCCCAACCGTTCAGGGCTGGGTCAACCCCATGTCTTCCGGCTCTGCCGACTATTTTAATACCTGCGCCACCCAAAGCAGTTATGTATCCATACCCGGCAATGCTTTTGGCTACCAGCTACCGCGCACCGGCAATGCCTACATAGGCATGATAGCCTGGGAGGGCAGTAACCAGGGCGGCAATATGGTCAATGTTTTTGCAGAATATGTGCAGTGCAAACTCAATCAGCCTATGGTGGCCGGCACCAGCTACTGTGTCACTTTCTATGTTAATAATGGCGTATCGCCCGCTACCTACAACTATGTGGGCATCGATAAAATAGGGGTCAACTTCTCTGCCACCAAGGCCACGCAATCCACAGGTTTTACTATGGCACTGTCCAACAGCGTCATCAGTCAGCCCGGCAAGTTCCTGTCTGATACCTCGGGCTGGATAAGGATCAACGCCATATACAAGGCAACGGGCGGAGAAGAATGGATGACTATGGGATGGTTTAACAATGGCAGCGCGCCCAATTTCCTGCCCGTACAGCCGCAGGTGCCCAATCCCCGCGACAACTATCGCTGCTACCTGTTCATAGACGATGTATCTGTTGAGAAGATGAGCACTGTAGATACCTTGTTCACCTCGCAGGACTCCATAGCCTGTACGCCTGATACAGTATTTACCATGACCCTGAACAGTAATGCCCAACTGGGCGACTACCAATGGAGTAATGGTGCAACGGTAGAAAAGATCAACATTTCAGACACGGGCACTTTCTGGTGTGTAGCCTCGGCGGGATGTGTCACTTATATTGATACCTACAAAGTAAAATATGTACCCGCCCCCCGCCTTGACCTGGGCAAAGAACTGGTCAACTGCGAGAACCAGCCTGTGACCATTAATGCCAACTATCCGAACAGTACTTATCAATGGAGTACCGGAGCCACTACGCCATCCATAACTGTTAACAGCCCCGGAGTATACTCCCTGTCGATAAACAATAAATGCGGAACACAAACAGACTCGGTTCAGGTGTATATCCAGCCCCCGACACCCGCACCCGCCGCTACCGACACTATGATCTGCCAATTTGTTGACGACCCTGTCATCAACGTATCGGGTACGGATATCACCTGGTACACCCATGCAGGCGGCGTCTATGGCAGTAAGATCCAACCCCCTGTCGTAACACTTGAACCGGGTACCTATGCACTCTTTATCAGCCAGACCTACGGCAAATGCGAAAGCATTAAAGTGCCGGTTAACGTCACCATCGACTATACACCTCATGAAGAATTGGGAGATAAGGCCGTCATGTGCGAGAACAACATCGAACTGATAGGCAAGAACGTAGCAGGCGTTGACTACAAGTGGAATACCGGTGCCAGCGTCTGCTGCATTTATCCCGATCGCGAAGGACTCTACAAAAGGGCCATCACCAATGTCTGTGGCAGCTTTGTCGACTCAATATGGGTCTATCATACCTCATGTAACGACTGTATCGTATTTCCCAATGCCTTTACCCCGGGCCATGAGATCAATAATATCTTCAGACCATTGCTCAAATGCCCGGTCGATGAGTTCAATATTCAGATATTCAACAGTTGGGGTAATAAGGTGTACGAGTCGAATGATGTTACCAGGGGCTGGAATGGCAGGTATAACTATGATTGGGGAGAGGTAGGCACTTACGTATTTATGGTGCAGTATCGCGCCAAAGGCAAGCTGCAACAACAGGTAATAAAAGGTAATGTGACCCTGCTCAGGTAG
- a CDS encoding DUF1801 domain-containing protein: MATVKFKTIDEYHAAFPADIQLLLDKMRVTIRQAVPGAAEVISYNMPAFRQHGVLVYYAANKAHIGFYPTASPMTVFAADLEQYNTSKGAIQFPLDKPLPVTLIKKIVKYRVQEDIEKAAAKKKKK, translated from the coding sequence ATGGCTACTGTCAAATTCAAAACCATTGATGAGTATCATGCCGCATTTCCCGCAGATATACAGCTATTGCTGGATAAAATGAGGGTTACCATCAGGCAGGCCGTACCGGGCGCTGCAGAGGTCATCAGCTATAATATGCCTGCTTTCAGGCAGCATGGAGTATTGGTGTATTATGCTGCAAATAAGGCGCATATCGGATTTTACCCCACAGCATCGCCGATGACTGTTTTTGCCGCCGACCTGGAGCAATACAATACCAGCAAAGGTGCTATACAATTCCCGCTGGATAAGCCATTGCCGGTTACACTCATCAAAAAAATAGTGAAATACCGAGTACAGGAAGACATAGAAAAAGCAGCAGCAAAGAAGAAAAAAAAGTAG
- a CDS encoding FkbM family methyltransferase, with product MKELIKKVLKKLPVAITQNQKYDSQTTKVISRVCSAGSSCIDIGAHKGEVLDIMLKYAPNGTHYAFEPIPDMYKNLVTKYKGMGNCKIYDYALSNNTGTASFNYVISNPSYSGLVKRKYDRDNEEDTKIEVKTELLDNVLPGGYMPNFMKIDVEGGELLVLEGAKKTISSAKPVIIFEHGLGASECYGSTPEKVYELLTSCGLVVSTMHRWLNNKPQFTEKDFCDHYYKKLDYYFIAYPL from the coding sequence ATGAAAGAACTGATAAAGAAGGTATTAAAGAAATTACCCGTTGCCATTACCCAAAACCAGAAGTATGATAGCCAGACCACAAAGGTTATCAGCAGGGTGTGCAGTGCCGGTAGTTCCTGTATCGACATTGGTGCGCACAAGGGCGAGGTATTGGATATCATGCTGAAATATGCCCCCAACGGCACTCATTATGCCTTTGAGCCTATACCGGACATGTATAAAAACCTGGTGACAAAATATAAAGGCATGGGTAATTGCAAGATATATGATTACGCCCTGAGCAATAATACAGGTACAGCGTCTTTCAATTATGTAATATCCAACCCCTCATATAGCGGACTGGTAAAAAGAAAATACGATCGTGATAATGAAGAGGATACTAAAATAGAGGTGAAGACCGAGCTGCTGGACAATGTGCTGCCTGGTGGTTATATGCCCAACTTCATGAAAATAGACGTTGAAGGTGGCGAGCTGCTGGTGCTGGAGGGAGCTAAAAAGACGATCAGCAGCGCTAAGCCTGTTATTATATTCGAGCACGGTTTGGGCGCATCAGAATGTTACGGTTCTACACCAGAAAAGGTATACGAATTGCTTACCTCCTGCGGGCTGGTGGTATCTACCATGCACAGGTGGCTGAACAACAAACCACAATTCACAGAAAAGGACTTCTGCGACCATTATTACAAAAAGCTGGATTATTATTTCATTGCATATCCTCTATAG
- a CDS encoding methyltransferase domain-containing protein: MNKTKEAVEVFDKHAQAYADKFMDISLYHDSLDVFCGLLKDNATILELACGPGNITKYMLDKRPDLQLLGTDLSANMLELAKTNNPAAAFQLMDCRDIAGIGRKYDGIVCGFCMPYLSKQEATQLIKDAAAILNNNGALYISTMEDDHNKSGYETGSSGDSIYMYYHEAGYLLHALAENGFTVIDLQRKQYAHNDGVTVTDLLITARK; this comes from the coding sequence ATGAACAAAACAAAAGAAGCAGTAGAGGTATTTGACAAACATGCACAGGCATACGCCGACAAGTTCATGGATATAAGCCTGTACCACGATTCGCTGGATGTGTTTTGTGGTTTGCTGAAAGACAATGCTACCATACTGGAACTTGCCTGCGGTCCGGGCAACATTACAAAATACATGCTGGATAAAAGACCTGACCTTCAGCTACTGGGTACCGACCTTTCTGCCAATATGCTGGAACTGGCAAAAACCAATAACCCCGCTGCTGCATTTCAGCTAATGGATTGCAGGGATATAGCAGGCATCGGGCGCAAATACGATGGCATCGTGTGTGGATTTTGTATGCCTTATTTATCTAAGCAGGAGGCAACTCAATTAATAAAAGATGCAGCGGCCATACTAAATAATAACGGTGCCCTGTACATCAGCACGATGGAAGATGATCACAACAAATCAGGTTATGAAACAGGTAGCTCGGGCGATAGCATATATATGTATTACCACGAAGCCGGATACCTGTTACACGCGTTGGCTGAAAATGGATTTACTGTAATTGACCTGCAACGAAAACAGTATGCTCATAACGATGGTGTAACTGTGACCGACCTGCTGATAACAGCACGCAAGTGA
- the trxA gene encoding thioredoxin yields MSAVFTDANFDNEVLNSGKLSIVDFWATWCPPCIAIGPSIDALATDFEGQVNVGKLNADENPQVSLKYGVTNLPCVLFIYNGEVVDKVVGVASKAAYQQRVRKLLEVYA; encoded by the coding sequence ATGTCAGCAGTATTTACAGACGCGAATTTTGATAATGAAGTATTGAACTCCGGTAAACTATCAATAGTAGACTTCTGGGCCACATGGTGCCCACCGTGTATTGCCATCGGCCCTTCTATTGACGCACTGGCTACCGATTTTGAAGGACAGGTAAACGTAGGCAAACTGAATGCGGATGAGAACCCGCAGGTATCATTAAAATATGGTGTGACCAACCTGCCCTGTGTGTTATTCATTTACAATGGCGAAGTGGTAGACAAGGTAGTAGGTGTGGCATCAAAAGCGGCCTATCAGCAAAGGGTACGTAAGTTGCTGGAGGTGTACGCATAG
- a CDS encoding helix-turn-helix transcriptional regulator, whose product MRKKETIVLDSACTKDDELIAAMDTIAVLSGKWKIQLITTLNCGGALQFMEILRLVDGIGTKMLSKELSDLEMNLLVKRTEMDTKPTTVKYELTPHGRTLERIIDEMRKWGRSHRKVVIGK is encoded by the coding sequence ATGAGAAAAAAAGAAACCATCGTATTGGACAGTGCATGTACAAAAGATGATGAGCTGATAGCCGCCATGGATACTATTGCCGTACTGAGCGGCAAATGGAAGATACAGCTCATCACTACGCTGAATTGTGGCGGTGCGCTCCAGTTTATGGAGATACTGCGCCTGGTAGATGGCATAGGCACCAAGATGCTCTCCAAAGAATTATCAGACCTGGAAATGAACCTGCTGGTGAAACGTACCGAAATGGACACCAAACCTACTACAGTTAAATATGAACTCACCCCTCACGGCCGCACGCTGGAACGCATAATAGATGAAATGCGCAAATGGGGCCGCAGCCACAGGAAAGTGGTTATAGGGAAGTGA
- a CDS encoding M2 family metallopeptidase, giving the protein MKNIIAALGLAAIFLSSCGNSANVQQDAQAFIDKYTEKYVQLYTASSEAQWKFNIEIIEGDETNKLAAQKADEEMAAFTGSAENIEQAKKFLQHKDQLTDIQVKQLELILYSAANNPQTVAETVKERIKAETDQTEKLYGFQYMLGDKKVSTNDIDGVLKTENNLDKRLAAWNASKEVGAPLKDGLAHLRDLRNQTVQALDYNDYFTYQVSDYDMKTDEMMQTMERLMGELYPLYRELHTWMRYDLAKKYGAKEVPDYLPAHWLPNRWGQDWSPSIEVEGLDINAVLGEKTAEWIVKEGEKLYTSIGFPDLPQTFWEKSSLYPYPSDSSVKKNNHASAWHMDLNKDVRSLMSVEPNAEWWETANHELGHIYYYMTYTNPDVPPLLRGGANRAYHEAIGSMMGLAAMQKPYLVGRGLVPADAKTDEIQSLMKEAMNSVVFMFFSCGTMSHFERDLYVNNLPEDQFNARWWEYVKKYQGIVPPTDRGEEYCDAATKTHINDDAAQYYDYALSYVLLYQLHNHIAKEILKQDPRATNYYGEKGIGDFLKKITYPGASKDWRTVLKESTGEELNAKAMLEYFDPLVNWLKEQNKGRTYTLPEQL; this is encoded by the coding sequence ATGAAAAATATTATCGCGGCGCTGGGCCTGGCCGCTATCTTTCTATCCTCCTGCGGCAATAGCGCCAATGTGCAACAGGATGCCCAGGCCTTCATTGATAAGTACACCGAAAAATATGTGCAGCTGTACACAGCATCAAGCGAGGCACAGTGGAAATTCAATATTGAGATAATAGAAGGCGACGAAACCAATAAACTGGCCGCGCAAAAAGCAGACGAAGAAATGGCTGCTTTTACCGGTAGTGCTGAAAACATTGAACAGGCAAAAAAATTCCTGCAACACAAAGATCAGCTGACCGATATACAGGTAAAACAACTGGAGCTTATTTTATACAGCGCCGCTAACAATCCGCAGACGGTTGCTGAAACAGTGAAAGAACGCATCAAAGCAGAAACCGACCAGACAGAAAAGCTGTATGGTTTCCAGTATATGCTGGGCGATAAAAAAGTAAGCACCAACGATATTGATGGTGTTCTGAAAACAGAGAACAACCTGGACAAAAGGTTGGCAGCATGGAATGCGAGTAAAGAAGTGGGCGCTCCGCTGAAAGACGGACTGGCACACCTGCGCGACCTGCGCAACCAGACCGTACAGGCGCTGGACTATAACGACTACTTCACATACCAGGTGAGCGACTATGATATGAAGACCGATGAGATGATGCAGACAATGGAGCGCCTTATGGGTGAGCTATACCCGCTGTATCGTGAGCTGCACACATGGATGCGTTACGACCTGGCTAAAAAATACGGCGCGAAAGAAGTGCCGGACTACCTGCCCGCACACTGGTTGCCTAACCGTTGGGGACAGGACTGGAGCCCGTCGATAGAAGTAGAAGGATTGGACATCAACGCAGTTCTGGGCGAAAAAACGGCTGAGTGGATAGTGAAAGAAGGAGAGAAACTATACACCAGTATCGGTTTCCCTGATCTGCCGCAGACATTCTGGGAAAAGTCAAGCCTCTACCCTTACCCCAGCGACTCTAGCGTGAAAAAGAACAATCACGCATCGGCATGGCATATGGACCTGAACAAGGACGTGCGCAGCCTCATGAGTGTAGAGCCTAATGCTGAGTGGTGGGAGACTGCCAACCACGAGCTGGGCCATATCTATTATTACATGACCTATACCAATCCTGACGTACCGCCATTGTTGCGTGGTGGTGCCAACCGTGCATACCACGAGGCTATTGGTAGTATGATGGGACTGGCTGCTATGCAGAAGCCATACCTGGTTGGTCGTGGCCTGGTACCTGCCGACGCTAAAACCGACGAGATACAAAGCCTGATGAAAGAGGCCATGAACTCTGTAGTGTTCATGTTCTTCTCTTGCGGTACCATGAGCCATTTTGAAAGAGACCTGTATGTGAACAATCTGCCCGAGGACCAGTTCAATGCAAGGTGGTGGGAGTATGTGAAGAAATACCAGGGTATCGTTCCGCCAACAGACAGGGGCGAGGAGTACTGCGATGCCGCTACAAAAACGCATATCAACGACGATGCCGCGCAGTATTATGATTACGCGCTCTCTTATGTATTGCTGTATCAACTGCACAACCACATAGCCAAAGAGATACTGAAGCAAGACCCGCGTGCTACCAACTACTACGGCGAAAAAGGTATCGGCGATTTCCTGAAGAAGATCACCTACCCCGGTGCTTCTAAAGACTGGCGCACCGTGCTGAAAGAAAGTACAGGCGAAGAGCTGAATGCAAAAGCTATGCTGGAATACTTCGACCCGCTGGTAAACTGGCTGAAAGAACAAAACAAAGGCAGAACCTACACCCTGCCCGAGCAACTATAA
- a CDS encoding sulfite exporter TauE/SafE family protein, translating to MPHWELLLFFFVIAFVYASVGFGGGSSYLAILALYALPFKEIRLTALICNIIVVTGGTIIFIRNKQVDLRKILPLVLISVPMAYLGATMKISEQTFFIILGCSLIVAAMLLWVQTQKAKANILSINGEANMVKDSALGGGIGFLSGMVGIGGGIFLAPLLNLLKWDAPRKIAATASVFILVNSLAGIAGQITQLPDNINYRQISLLCIAVFAGGQLGSRMGAVKLNPLWIRRLTALLVFAAGVNVLIKHL from the coding sequence ATGCCGCACTGGGAGTTATTATTGTTCTTTTTCGTCATCGCATTTGTGTACGCTTCGGTGGGTTTCGGTGGCGGGTCCAGCTACCTGGCCATACTGGCATTGTATGCATTGCCCTTTAAAGAGATACGTCTCACCGCACTGATTTGTAACATCATTGTGGTAACGGGTGGCACCATCATTTTCATCAGGAACAAACAGGTAGATCTGCGCAAGATATTACCGCTGGTACTCATCAGCGTGCCTATGGCCTACCTGGGCGCTACTATGAAGATCAGTGAGCAGACCTTCTTTATCATTCTCGGTTGCAGCCTTATTGTTGCCGCTATGTTGCTCTGGGTGCAGACACAAAAAGCCAAAGCAAATATCCTCTCCATAAACGGGGAGGCTAATATGGTAAAAGACAGTGCATTGGGCGGTGGTATCGGTTTCCTGTCGGGGATGGTAGGCATAGGCGGTGGTATATTTTTAGCGCCATTACTCAACCTGTTGAAATGGGACGCCCCCAGGAAGATAGCCGCTACAGCGAGTGTATTTATACTTGTCAATTCACTGGCAGGCATAGCGGGACAAATAACACAACTGCCGGATAACATAAATTACCGCCAGATTTCGTTGCTTTGTATAGCGGTATTTGCCGGGGGGCAATTGGGCTCGCGAATGGGAGCGGTAAAACTGAATCCATTATGGATAAGAAGACTGACAGCCTTGCTGGTATTTGCCGCAGGCGTGAATGTGCTGATAAAGCACCTGTAA
- the moaD gene encoding molybdopterin converting factor subunit 1: MTIEVLAFGIAKDIFGGTAINVELNDNATTATLKAALEEEYPELKELRSYMIAVNDEYAQAGTVITEADEVAIIPPVSGG, translated from the coding sequence ATGACTATAGAAGTCCTGGCATTTGGCATAGCGAAAGATATTTTCGGAGGCACGGCGATCAATGTTGAGCTGAATGATAATGCAACAACCGCTACACTGAAAGCTGCGCTGGAAGAAGAATATCCCGAACTGAAAGAACTGCGGTCTTATATGATAGCGGTGAATGACGAATATGCACAGGCGGGTACTGTTATCACAGAAGCAGACGAAGTAGCCATTATACCACCAGTAAGCGGAGGATAA
- a CDS encoding molybdenum cofactor biosynthesis protein MoaE: MIEVKISSETLDINYCIEQVQAPECGGIDVFIGTVRNMTNGKRVVTLEFEAYESMALKELEKLAEQAMEKWELQKVVIHHRTGILVTGDVPVVIAVSAAHRDAAFDACRYIIDTLKETVPIWKKEIFEDGEVWVAAHP; this comes from the coding sequence ATGATAGAAGTAAAGATCTCATCAGAAACATTAGACATCAATTACTGTATCGAACAGGTACAGGCGCCTGAGTGCGGGGGCATAGATGTATTCATCGGTACCGTGCGCAATATGACCAACGGCAAAAGGGTAGTGACCCTGGAGTTTGAGGCTTATGAAAGCATGGCATTGAAAGAACTGGAGAAGCTGGCCGAACAGGCGATGGAAAAGTGGGAGCTGCAGAAAGTAGTGATACATCATCGCACAGGTATATTGGTGACGGGTGATGTACCCGTTGTGATAGCAGTCTCCGCTGCACACCGCGATGCTGCTTTTGATGCCTGCCGTTACATCATCGATACGCTGAAAGAAACTGTTCCTATCTGGAAGAAAGAAATTTTTGAGGATGGCGAAGTGTGGGTAGCTGCTCACCCCTGA